A region from the Desulfitobacterium dehalogenans ATCC 51507 genome encodes:
- a CDS encoding uroporphyrinogen decarboxylase family protein: MAITTTIGNNKVLYQERLARYLTAMEGKKPDKVPIRLQLSEFMAKYAGLDLQEVYYDLDKNIEAADKILADFDVDVIMGGPSLWWGTLHDAVGAKYLKFAGHQLAPNQQFQFVEKEYMVPEDYDAFIENPTQWILESFLPRIHKEFSEPGSFRANIALIKGAAGMVMVNERNKQAVDHWAQNYGMPIGVSGMVKAPFDTLGDTLRGLKGIMRDLRRRPEKVLSAMEVLVPHNIYYGLATSEGDRILPAFLPLHRGSYPFLNPHEWDTFYWPSLKKVIESLWAQGKRTMFYAEGNWTPYLEKIEELPEASIVFHVDQTDISKAKAALGHKFCISGNVPNSLMAYGSRSQVSEYVKRLLHDYAADGGFIMDTAGIMQTDVKVENVMALIETTRQYGVYK, encoded by the coding sequence ATGGCGATCACAACCACTATTGGAAACAACAAAGTCTTGTATCAAGAACGATTAGCTCGTTATTTGACAGCAATGGAAGGGAAAAAACCCGATAAAGTGCCCATTCGCTTGCAGCTGAGTGAGTTCATGGCGAAATATGCAGGATTAGACCTCCAAGAAGTCTATTATGATTTGGATAAAAATATTGAAGCAGCAGACAAAATCCTTGCAGATTTTGACGTGGACGTGATCATGGGAGGCCCAAGTCTATGGTGGGGAACCCTGCATGATGCAGTAGGTGCCAAATACTTAAAATTTGCCGGTCATCAGCTTGCTCCTAACCAACAGTTTCAATTTGTAGAAAAAGAATATATGGTTCCCGAGGATTATGATGCTTTTATAGAAAATCCCACCCAATGGATTTTGGAGTCTTTTTTACCTAGGATCCATAAGGAATTTTCTGAACCAGGGTCCTTCCGTGCCAATATTGCTCTGATTAAAGGGGCGGCGGGGATGGTTATGGTGAATGAAAGAAATAAACAGGCGGTTGACCATTGGGCGCAGAATTATGGGATGCCCATCGGGGTCTCAGGTATGGTTAAGGCACCCTTTGATACGTTAGGAGATACCTTACGGGGTCTGAAAGGTATTATGAGAGATTTGCGGAGACGCCCGGAAAAAGTTCTTTCCGCTATGGAGGTTCTTGTACCTCATAATATCTATTATGGTTTAGCAACTTCAGAAGGAGATCGTATACTTCCTGCTTTTTTACCCCTTCACCGAGGCAGTTATCCCTTTTTGAACCCCCATGAGTGGGATACCTTTTATTGGCCCTCCCTAAAAAAAGTGATCGAGAGCCTTTGGGCTCAAGGAAAGCGGACCATGTTTTATGCCGAAGGGAATTGGACCCCCTATTTGGAAAAAATTGAAGAACTACCCGAAGCCAGTATTGTATTTCATGTGGATCAGACCGATATATCTAAAGCCAAAGCTGCACTTGGTCATAAGTTCTGTATTAGTGGAAATGTCCCTAATTCTTTAATGGCTTACGGATCACGATCACAGGTCAGCGAATACGTAAAACGTCTCTTGCACGATTATGCAGCAGATGGTGGCTTTATCATGGATACAGCAGGAATTATGCAGACGGATGTAAAAGTGGAAAATGTCATGGCTTTAATCGAAACCACACGTCAATACGGAGTGTACAAATGA
- a CDS encoding cobalamin B12-binding domain-containing protein codes for MDDGLVNALADLDEEKTINLVKKHLSDGDSPLKVVELCQKGVEVVGRRYCNGEYYLSDLIMSEEILKEVMVILEPLITTDIPSNGMTIILGTIEGDIHDLGKNIIHYMLKSSGFKVVDLGVDVSPEAFVQAVNETKAPVLGISVLLSFCVSAVKKVVDLLTESGLRDQVKIIVGGYPVNEIVKDYTGVDYYTNDITKLFEICQMLKDEVPTLREKC; via the coding sequence TTGGATGATGGATTAGTTAATGCCCTTGCTGATCTTGATGAAGAAAAAACTATAAATTTAGTAAAAAAACATCTCAGTGACGGGGACTCTCCCTTAAAAGTGGTTGAATTATGCCAGAAGGGAGTTGAAGTTGTTGGCAGACGATATTGTAATGGCGAGTATTACTTATCGGATCTCATTATGTCTGAGGAAATATTAAAAGAAGTCATGGTGATTCTAGAACCGCTGATTACAACCGATATTCCTTCCAATGGTATGACTATTATATTAGGAACCATTGAGGGAGATATCCACGATCTAGGCAAAAATATTATTCACTATATGTTAAAATCTTCAGGCTTTAAAGTAGTTGATCTGGGGGTGGATGTATCTCCAGAGGCTTTTGTTCAAGCTGTTAATGAAACAAAAGCCCCGGTCTTGGGGATTAGTGTTTTATTGTCGTTTTGCGTGAGTGCTGTAAAAAAGGTTGTGGATTTATTGACAGAATCCGGCTTGCGTGACCAAGTAAAGATTATCGTGGGAGGATATCCGGTTAACGAAATTGTTAAGGATTATACCGGGGTGGATTATTACACCAACGATATTACTAAACTTTTCGAGATCTGTCAGATGCTAAAGGATGAAGTGCCAACACTAAGGGAGAAGTGCTAA
- the recQ gene encoding DNA helicase RecQ: MMNQALDILKRYFGYSQFRKGQNKVIHSLLQSVDTVAIMPTGAGKSLSYQIPALLFEGVTLVISPLISLMKDQVDSLHDAGVSATFINSSLSMNEAWERINKARKGEYKLLYVAPERLEAESFLSLLESLSISFVAVDEAHCVSQWGHDFRPSYRKIGTFVESLPHRPILGAFTATATEEVKEDIVHLLKLENPQVFITGFDRPNLKFSTLKGENKKFFISDYCLQHRNESGIIYAATRKEVDQLQTYLKGKGFLVGKYHAGMSDLDRQKSQEAFLFDKTPLIVATNAFGMGIDKSNVRFVIHYNMPKNMEAYYQEAGRAGRDGEPANCILLFSPQDVVLQRYLIDNNIFNPERKVNEHKKLQDMADYCHTARCLRKEILEYFGETDIPEECGNCSNCTDDRDIVDITLDTQKILSCVLRMRERFGVNLVAEVLKGSGNKKLMELRLNQLSTYGLMSERTIQEIKDQINYLIAEDYLQLSTGEYPVVKCGRKAVLVLKGNEQVFQKVLRKAKVKEEESLTLFEYLRGLRREVAANEHLPPYMIFSDSTLREMAESCPRNRTEFLRLGGVGERKLEKYGDIFLQGVQDFFQKQAKMIQSTKSERALESHLEPARLEQPQEKVSKVPSFLVTYMLYQEGKSLEEIARLRNYKLITIQDHILRAFKEGHQISWSDFISDDQEQLILTVIQTLGIEKLRPIKDALPADVDWMAIKSVIAKNFNS; this comes from the coding sequence ATGATGAATCAGGCACTTGACATACTTAAACGATATTTCGGATATTCTCAATTTCGAAAGGGTCAAAACAAGGTTATTCATAGTTTGTTACAGTCTGTAGATACAGTTGCTATTATGCCTACAGGCGCCGGAAAATCTTTATCCTACCAAATTCCAGCCCTTCTTTTTGAAGGAGTTACCCTGGTTATTTCGCCTTTAATCTCTCTGATGAAGGATCAAGTGGATTCTCTTCATGATGCAGGAGTTTCAGCGACCTTTATTAATAGTTCTCTATCCATGAATGAAGCCTGGGAGAGGATTAACAAAGCCCGCAAAGGGGAATATAAATTACTTTATGTTGCTCCAGAGCGCCTGGAAGCCGAAAGTTTCTTGAGTCTGTTAGAATCTTTGAGCATCTCTTTTGTGGCTGTGGATGAAGCCCATTGTGTCTCCCAATGGGGACATGATTTTCGTCCCAGTTACAGAAAGATCGGCACTTTTGTCGAATCCCTTCCCCATCGCCCCATCCTAGGGGCCTTTACCGCTACGGCTACAGAAGAGGTAAAAGAAGATATCGTTCATCTTCTAAAGTTAGAGAATCCTCAAGTTTTTATAACAGGGTTTGATCGTCCCAATCTAAAGTTTTCCACTCTAAAAGGGGAAAACAAAAAGTTCTTTATATCCGACTACTGTCTTCAGCATCGCAATGAATCGGGAATCATTTATGCTGCAACCCGCAAGGAAGTAGATCAGCTTCAGACTTATCTAAAAGGCAAAGGGTTTTTAGTAGGAAAGTATCACGCAGGGATGAGCGACCTTGACCGGCAAAAATCACAAGAAGCTTTTCTTTTTGATAAAACGCCTCTTATAGTGGCTACCAATGCCTTTGGTATGGGGATCGATAAGTCCAATGTTCGGTTTGTCATTCATTACAACATGCCTAAAAATATGGAGGCTTATTATCAGGAAGCGGGAAGAGCAGGGCGAGATGGGGAACCGGCTAATTGTATCTTATTATTTTCGCCTCAAGATGTTGTTCTGCAGAGGTACTTGATCGATAATAACATCTTTAACCCAGAGCGCAAGGTCAATGAGCATAAAAAACTTCAAGACATGGCGGATTATTGCCATACGGCTCGTTGTTTGCGTAAAGAAATACTGGAATATTTCGGTGAAACCGATATTCCTGAGGAGTGCGGAAACTGCAGCAATTGCACAGATGACAGGGATATTGTGGATATTACACTAGATACCCAGAAGATACTTTCCTGTGTCCTGCGCATGCGTGAGCGCTTTGGGGTCAATCTGGTGGCAGAAGTTCTCAAAGGGTCTGGCAACAAGAAACTCATGGAACTTCGCCTTAATCAATTGAGCACCTATGGACTTATGAGTGAGCGTACGATTCAAGAGATTAAAGATCAGATAAACTACCTCATCGCCGAAGATTATTTGCAACTGTCCACAGGTGAGTACCCTGTGGTTAAATGTGGAAGAAAGGCGGTGCTGGTTCTTAAAGGAAATGAACAAGTGTTTCAAAAGGTCTTGCGAAAAGCGAAGGTTAAAGAAGAGGAGAGTCTCACCTTATTTGAATACCTAAGAGGTTTGCGACGTGAGGTAGCAGCCAATGAACACCTACCTCCTTATATGATTTTTTCCGATAGTACCTTAAGAGAAATGGCCGAGTCTTGCCCTCGAAACCGTACAGAGTTTCTTCGTCTTGGTGGAGTAGGGGAGAGAAAGCTTGAGAAGTATGGGGATATCTTCCTTCAAGGCGTTCAGGACTTTTTTCAGAAGCAGGCAAAAATGATTCAAAGTACAAAATCAGAGAGGGCTCTTGAATCACATCTTGAACCCGCGAGATTAGAACAACCTCAGGAAAAAGTGAGCAAAGTACCCAGTTTTTTAGTGACTTATATGCTCTATCAAGAAGGTAAATCCCTTGAAGAGATTGCAAGGCTTAGAAATTATAAGCTGATCACCATTCAGGATCATATTCTTCGGGCTTTTAAGGAAGGGCACCAAATTTCCTGGAGCGACTTTATTTCCGATGATCAGGAACAGCTTATATTAACCGTAATTCAGACACTAGGAATAGAAAAGTTACGACCAATTAAAGATGCTTTGCCGGCTGATGTGGATTGGATGGCGATAAAATCCGTTATTGCTAAGAATTTTAACTCTTAA
- a CDS encoding MFS transporter, giving the protein MIEMTRKRRFTHKSQGFGGGGSRGIRMKKRDFTLFLLASALLGITQSIDTSFFNNFLNDSFRLTVSERTILEIPREFPGFAVVFVSTLLLFLGDVRVAVVANALAAFGMMGMGFLAADFNGMVLWLLIFSMGQHLYMPISNSIAMNLSDQANMGKRLGQINGANTFVFLLANLTFALIFKNIKVNYQMIFLIGAITFLLAGCLLILMVPNKPKKAKGYKLILKKEYTLFYVLNILYGARKQIFLTFAPWVLIKIFNQGVSTFATLGFIIAAASIFFKPFVGYLIDKLGERFVLAGEAIILIFVCLGYAFSKEFFEGIGRGELAIIFIFACYIMDQMLMASTMARATYLRRIAVAPEDVSPSLSMGTTLDHALAMFIPWLGGLLWAAWGYEYVFIAGAFIAALNLIAASRIKIPQSVTVMQSDS; this is encoded by the coding sequence ATGATTGAAATGACCCGTAAGCGTAGATTTACACACAAGAGCCAAGGGTTTGGCGGAGGGGGCAGTAGAGGGATTAGGATGAAGAAGAGAGACTTTACACTGTTTCTATTGGCTAGTGCTTTGCTGGGAATCACTCAAAGTATAGATACCTCATTTTTTAATAATTTCCTAAATGACAGTTTTCGATTAACTGTTTCCGAAAGGACCATCCTAGAAATTCCTCGGGAATTTCCAGGTTTTGCTGTAGTTTTTGTTTCGACACTTTTGCTTTTTCTGGGGGATGTGAGAGTTGCAGTAGTCGCTAACGCCTTAGCGGCCTTTGGCATGATGGGCATGGGATTCTTGGCAGCTGATTTTAATGGCATGGTTCTTTGGCTTCTTATATTTAGTATGGGTCAGCATCTTTATATGCCAATCTCTAACAGCATAGCTATGAACCTTTCGGATCAAGCCAATATGGGTAAAAGGCTGGGTCAGATCAATGGGGCGAATACCTTTGTATTTCTCCTGGCTAATTTAACCTTCGCATTGATCTTTAAGAATATTAAAGTGAATTACCAAATGATCTTTCTTATTGGAGCGATTACTTTTTTATTGGCTGGATGTTTACTAATTCTGATGGTACCCAATAAACCTAAGAAGGCTAAGGGGTATAAACTCATCCTAAAAAAAGAATACACCCTCTTTTATGTATTAAACATTTTATATGGGGCAAGGAAGCAAATCTTTCTTACTTTTGCTCCTTGGGTTCTTATTAAAATCTTTAATCAAGGTGTTAGTACTTTTGCAACTCTAGGCTTTATTATTGCTGCAGCCAGTATTTTCTTTAAACCTTTCGTAGGCTACCTAATTGATAAACTTGGAGAACGTTTCGTTTTAGCAGGGGAAGCTATCATTTTAATCTTTGTATGTCTCGGTTATGCATTTTCAAAAGAGTTCTTTGAAGGAATAGGCCGAGGGGAGCTAGCGATTATCTTTATTTTTGCCTGCTATATAATGGATCAAATGCTTATGGCATCAACAATGGCTCGAGCAACCTATTTGCGCCGAATAGCGGTAGCGCCTGAGGATGTTTCTCCATCACTATCCATGGGGACTACATTGGATCATGCACTTGCCATGTTCATCCCCTGGCTAGGTGGTTTGCTATGGGCGGCTTGGGGCTATGAATATGTGTTCATAGCCGGAGCTTTTATTGCCGCACTCAATCTGATTGCAGCCAGCCGCATTAAAATCCCTCAATCTGTAACAGTAATGCAGTCTGATTCCTGA
- a CDS encoding DEAD/DEAH box helicase, translated as METSHSFKQLGIHAELLEALEKEGIAQPTEIQKATIPLILSNRDVAGQSETGSGKTLAYLLPIFQKIDLLKRENQALILTPTHELALQVHRQIQSLSQHLAATITSAAIIGNVNITRQIEKLKEKPHIIVGSAGRILELIQKRKISPQSLKTIVLDEADQLLDEKNIQTVKAVLKTTYKDSQILLFSATLSQETIERASGFLKDPEVQRVTMKAAVVPTITHQHFMCEQRDKLELLRKLVRHLEPARALIFVNKTEEIEKTVERLKYHGLDAEAISGPSQKERRRKAMEDFRTGKIPLLVASDLAARGLDIKNITHIFNLDIPEDPQLYLHRVGRTGRAGQSGIAISLVTQRELPLLHKIENVLKISIPLQRLSFGKVIGENQRKEHRSGKRGKLSTK; from the coding sequence ATGGAAACATCACACTCCTTTAAACAATTAGGAATCCACGCAGAGCTTTTGGAAGCTCTTGAAAAAGAGGGAATAGCACAGCCTACAGAGATCCAAAAAGCTACAATACCTCTCATCCTAAGTAATCGAGATGTTGCAGGCCAATCCGAAACCGGGTCTGGGAAGACATTAGCCTATCTTCTACCCATCTTTCAGAAAATCGATCTACTCAAGAGAGAAAATCAGGCATTAATTCTTACCCCTACTCATGAACTTGCCTTACAAGTTCATCGTCAAATCCAAAGCTTATCTCAGCATTTAGCTGCAACGATTACCTCTGCAGCGATTATTGGTAATGTTAACATCACGCGACAAATTGAAAAGCTAAAAGAGAAACCCCATATTATTGTTGGCTCTGCCGGTCGTATCTTAGAGCTTATTCAGAAAAGAAAGATATCCCCCCAGTCCCTGAAGACTATTGTACTCGATGAAGCAGATCAGTTGCTTGATGAGAAGAATATCCAGACAGTTAAGGCCGTGCTCAAGACGACCTATAAGGACAGCCAGATTCTTTTGTTTTCGGCTACTTTATCCCAAGAAACCATAGAGCGGGCGTCGGGCTTTCTTAAAGATCCGGAGGTCCAGAGGGTTACCATGAAAGCCGCGGTCGTGCCGACAATTACTCATCAACACTTTATGTGTGAGCAACGAGATAAGCTTGAACTTTTGCGTAAATTAGTCCGACATCTGGAACCAGCACGGGCTTTAATTTTTGTCAATAAAACTGAAGAGATAGAGAAAACAGTAGAAAGACTTAAATATCATGGTTTAGATGCTGAAGCTATATCAGGACCTTCTCAAAAGGAGAGACGTCGCAAAGCTATGGAGGATTTCCGCACGGGAAAGATTCCTTTACTGGTAGCCTCTGATCTGGCAGCCAGAGGTCTTGATATTAAGAATATTACCCATATCTTCAATCTCGATATTCCAGAGGATCCCCAACTTTATCTGCATCGGGTGGGGAGAACTGGACGAGCTGGGCAAAGTGGGATCGCTATATCACTGGTAACACAAAGAGAACTGCCCTTATTACATAAAATTGAAAATGTCTTAAAGATATCAATACCTTTGCAGAGATTATCTTTCGGCAAGGTAATCGGTGAGAATCAACGGAAAGAACACCGTTCTGGGAAGAGGGGGAAACTATCAACCAAATAA
- a CDS encoding GntR family transcriptional regulator has translation MNEEQSIDKESVIPIYYQLAKLLEGQILRGELKPGEALPTETEIANRFEISRMTVRRAISELISAGMVHPQQGKGTFVSSPKLNNVVFELNNFNQEIKDFGLKLCTTLLGAQIVRADERLMRIFQLDSNSTRLLYFRTVVSAENERLAYERKYTIYSKSKPILESNLKDPTLSGLVTANNDVLPVSTKKVLQVSVTTAEEAAILGIGVHAPVFVIEETLYDLENKPVGWSKSIYRGDRYQLTGYDGWLKKDNHGGINLG, from the coding sequence ATGAATGAAGAACAGTCCATAGATAAGGAGTCAGTCATCCCTATCTATTATCAGCTGGCCAAACTTCTCGAGGGTCAAATCCTGCGCGGAGAACTGAAACCGGGTGAAGCACTGCCCACGGAGACTGAAATTGCCAATCGCTTCGAAATTAGCCGGATGACTGTTAGACGGGCTATTTCGGAGCTTATCTCAGCAGGAATGGTTCATCCCCAACAAGGGAAGGGAACTTTCGTCTCCTCGCCTAAATTGAACAATGTCGTTTTTGAGCTCAATAATTTTAATCAGGAAATCAAGGACTTTGGCTTAAAGCTGTGTACCACACTCTTAGGCGCTCAGATCGTTCGGGCTGATGAGAGATTAATGAGGATCTTTCAATTGGACAGCAACAGTACTCGTTTGTTGTATTTTCGCACTGTAGTCTCTGCTGAAAATGAACGTCTCGCCTATGAGAGGAAGTATACTATTTATTCGAAAAGCAAACCGATTTTAGAGTCCAATCTCAAGGACCCGACACTTTCAGGACTTGTTACGGCGAATAATGATGTTTTGCCTGTGAGCACAAAAAAGGTATTGCAGGTATCTGTAACCACGGCTGAGGAAGCAGCAATACTCGGAATTGGGGTCCATGCCCCTGTCTTTGTTATCGAAGAAACGCTATATGATCTGGAAAATAAACCGGTAGGATGGAGCAAATCCATCTATCGCGGTGATCGTTATCAATTGACGGGTTATGATGGATGGCTGAAAAAGGATAATCATGGAGGGATTAATCTTGGATGA